CCGCTTTCCGGAGAAATAAAAAATCCTATTACATACCATTCAAAGATTTTTTTGTCAGGCTCTTGTTTTTCGGAAAGTATCGGAAAAAAACCGGAATACTTCAAATTTCAGTCAAGTCAGAACCCTGCTGGAATTTTATTTCACCCGAAAGCAATAGAAACGCTTATTATAAATGCTATCAATGAAAAACAATATAATGATCAAGATATATTCTTCCTACATGAAAGGTGGTGCTGTTTTGATGTGCATTCCAAATTAAATTCTTCCGATAAAAAAGATATTTTACAGTTTATAAATAATGCTATAAAATCAACCTATCAACTCCTGAATAATGCCACTCATATTATTTTTACTTTGGGAGCATTCCTGGATATATCGACATACTGAGTCCGACAAAATAGTTGTAAATTGCCATAAAGTACCTCAAAAAGAATTTTTAAAAGAACTCCTTTCCGTAGAAGATATTGTTGCAAGTTTACAAACGATAATTGCATCCATTAAAGGCATAAACAAAAATGCCTCCATTATTTTTACAGTATCATCTGTTCGTCATTTAAAAGATGGATTTATAGAAAATCAATTGAGTAAATCGCACTTAATTGCTGCCATTCATCAAGTAGTTGATATTGAACACGCGATTTCTTATTTCCCTTCCTATGAAATTATGACGGATGAGCTTCGCGACTAACGCTTTTATGCTGAAGATATGCTACACCCTAATGCAATTGCCATCCGTTATATTTGGGAACGTTTTATAGAAACATGGATTGCGGCAGACACAAAAAATACGATGTTACAAGTTGAAAAAATCCAAAACAGGCTTACTCACCAACCTTTCCATTCAAATTCAGAAGCATATCAACAGTTTTTAACTGCTTTACAAAGTGATATCAAAGGACTTCAAAAACAGTACCCGTTTATTACTTTTTAAAGCGTTAAAAATATTAAAGATATTTGGCTACATTTTGCCAAGGCCCGCCATTGATAATATCCATACCGTGTTTTGACAAAAATTCTTTGGCAGCACCACTTCTACCTCCGCTTTTACAGACCGCTATAATAGGCTTTCGATATGCTTTTATAGTTTCCACATGTTCGGGAATTTTATCTAAAACCAAATGTTTAGCTCCTTCAATATGGGCTTCATCCCATTCCATTTGTGTCCTGACATCCAAAATAACAGCTCCTTTGCTCAGGTATTCTTTAATTTTTTCCGAACTGCTATTTTTGTTAAACATATTCTCCTTTTTAATTAGTTTTCAATAATTCCAAACCATCGTTAATCAGCTTACCAAAAGATGTTTCTTTTTTTAGTGTATGCAAATACTGCAAAATCGAGGTTTTACAGTCGAAGTTCTTTACCAATGCCAATTCATACAATTCCAAAGGAAGTAGCCAATCATTTTTGAATTTAGTCTTTAATATCTTAAAAATTGACAACAGATTTTCTTCCTTTACCCTTCCCGTTTCTCTATAGTTTCTAACATCGCCATATAATTTATATAGTGCTATTTCATCAGGCCTATATGAAATTTTTGTCGTTTTTGTTTTTGAGACCTTTCCCAGATTTTCAAAAGAATTCACATCTGCCGGACCGGCATACGCAGAAATAACTTCTTTTCCTATAGCCATATCATATATTCCCCATTCCGGTTGAAATAATATCTTATTTCCATAAGAAACCGTACAGTTTGCAAAAGAAATTAACAAAATCTTACCTTTTAAATCTCTGGTTCCTGTGATTGCTTTACCAACCACCTTAATTCCACTTTCAAAATCCAAAACAATATCTTCTCCTTCATAAATTCCATAAGCTTTTAAATCTCTCGGGCTCATATTTTCAATAGCAAGGTTAATTCCTTTTAACTTACCAACCGGGCTTCCAAAACCATCTTTATGATAAGAAATTCCATGACCGGTTAATTCTTTATCCCTACTTGCCAATGCAGTAGGGCCGGTTGTTTGGAAATAAACAGGATGGTTATTTTCATCGGCAATTACATTCGTAAAAACTCCCGAAATCTGAATACCGGTACTTAACTCTATGGTTCCTAAATTCTTAGAAGCTATTAATTTTTGGGTTCCTTTTAAACCGCCGGTTCTGATAGCCATGGTATTTGCAAATTCCTCTAAAACCAAGCTTAAATACGCAAAATCCGGAGTTACAAACAATTGAGGTTGGGGTTTGGTAATATCAAAATTCACATGAGCTGCTTCAATGGAATACGGTATTTTTTGAACTTCGGGCTGTAAGCAATTTTTACTTTCTCCTATTGAAGACAAAAGGCCTGCACCGTATATTCCAGGATCATCTGTAGTGCCAATTAACCCATACTCTACGGTCCACCAATGTAAATTTCTTATTTGAGCCATTTCAGAGAGTTCACCCATGTGGTTTTGCAAGAATGTTACCTTGTCTTGTGCTTTCTTAATTTCAGAAGCTTTGGCATTCGGGTTCTCCTTTAGAATAGATAATAACCTGATTGCCTCATATATTTCGTAGTCTTCGGCCGATGAAATGGCTTTGCTTCCTATTTCTCCAAACCTCCTCAAATACTCTGCATATTCAGGGTTGGCAATAATAGGAGCATGGCCGGCAGCCTCATGAATAATATCCGGAGCAGGTGTATATTCTATATGCCCTATGGTACGCATATCGGATGCAATCACCAACACATTGTATGCCTGAAATTCCATAAATGCATTAGGGGGGATAAATCCGTCCACCGAAACAGCAGCCCATCCAATCTCTTTTAAAATTCTATTCATTCCTTCCATTCTCGGAATAAACTCAGGTGAAATACCTGTCTTATCCAAGCCTTTTTCATAAGATGTATGCGCTACCTTTGATAAAAAATCTATATTCA
This window of the Flavobacteriaceae bacterium genome carries:
- a CDS encoding rhodanese-like domain-containing protein, which produces MFNKNSSSEKIKEYLSKGAVILDVRTQMEWDEAHIEGAKHLVLDKIPEHVETIKAYRKPIIAVCKSGGRSGAAKEFLSKHGMDIINGGPWQNVAKYL
- a CDS encoding aromatic amino acid hydroxylase — its product is MNAHFELNEVTGKLPKHLHKFIVKQPYDEYTPQNQAVWRYVMRMNIDFLSKVAHTSYEKGLDKTGISPEFIPRMEGMNRILKEIGWAAVSVDGFIPPNAFMEFQAYNVLVIASDMRTIGHIEYTPAPDIIHEAAGHAPIIANPEYAEYLRRFGEIGSKAISSAEDYEIYEAIRLLSILKENPNAKASEIKKAQDKVTFLQNHMGELSEMAQIRNLHWWTVEYGLIGTTDDPGIYGAGLLSSIGESKNCLQPEVQKIPYSIEAAHVNFDITKPQPQLFVTPDFAYLSLVLEEFANTMAIRTGGLKGTQKLIASKNLGTIELSTGIQISGVFTNVIADENNHPVYFQTTGPTALASRDKELTGHGISYHKDGFGSPVGKLKGINLAIENMSPRDLKAYGIYEGEDIVLDFESGIKVVGKAITGTRDLKGKILLISFANCTVSYGNKILFQPEWGIYDMAIGKEVISAYAGPADVNSFENLGKVSKTKTTKISYRPDEIALYKLYGDVRNYRETGRVKEENLLSIFKILKTKFKNDWLLPLELYELALVKNFDCKTSILQYLHTLKKETSFGKLINDGLELLKTN